A part of Rhodopirellula bahusiensis genomic DNA contains:
- a CDS encoding CRTAC1 family protein, with translation MRRVYVLLVVCWLVSLGCSREDSKLSEVVSAESVPAAKENGRLFTDIASETTDEQAEPANNEQLAEITREALAESLSFQDASSELGLKFEYRTGQQSNLWMPESMGGGVGVLDHDLDGLPDLVFSRGGNRRPGDLSAEACFALFRNRNAKAFELTPAAFGDVQSDYGQGLAVGDFNSDGFEDVYLTTTDRNLCFQNCGDGTFVDVTDQVLVSAEDRWSTSAQFADLNGDGLLDLYVCNYLMYDMIAGPICRDTNGEGRLCRPQEFASWENQAFINQGDGTYLDEANSLGLTAADGKSLGVAIADFDRDDRLDVYVANDTTANFLFRGNEQGMFSEEAVIRGCATNQRGEFEAGMGVAVSDVDRDGWLDIFCTNYFNESNTLYRNLGKSGFQDATSSLGLALPSQSVLGFGATFCDFNHDGHDELFVTNGHVDNHPKNKLQKMPPQLFALSGEQFEDISPSLGPFFSEPKIGRGVAKIDFDTDGDIDFVVVHQNGPAALLMNQRQQTKSNWLQVKFVGRSSPRHGQGVKVQAVQDGRRQFQEITGGGTYLSTDQKMAHFGFASDEVISLEVRWPSGRAQRFDDVRANQVLELIESDDTGSSSRAIVR, from the coding sequence ATGAGACGTGTGTATGTGCTGCTGGTTGTGTGTTGGTTGGTGAGTCTGGGGTGCTCGCGAGAAGACTCCAAACTATCTGAAGTAGTCTCCGCTGAGTCGGTACCGGCTGCCAAAGAGAACGGCCGTTTGTTCACGGACATTGCGTCCGAGACAACGGATGAACAGGCTGAGCCGGCGAACAACGAACAGCTGGCTGAAATAACGCGAGAGGCATTGGCGGAGTCTTTGTCTTTCCAAGACGCCTCGAGTGAGCTGGGTTTGAAGTTCGAGTATCGCACCGGCCAGCAATCCAATTTGTGGATGCCGGAATCGATGGGTGGAGGCGTTGGCGTACTCGACCATGACCTCGATGGTTTGCCAGACTTGGTTTTTTCGCGAGGTGGCAATCGGCGACCGGGCGATCTTTCTGCTGAAGCTTGTTTCGCTCTGTTTCGCAATCGAAACGCGAAAGCCTTTGAGTTGACGCCGGCTGCTTTCGGCGACGTTCAGTCCGACTACGGGCAAGGTCTCGCTGTTGGGGATTTCAACTCAGATGGTTTCGAGGACGTGTATCTGACAACGACTGATAGAAATCTCTGCTTTCAAAACTGCGGTGATGGGACGTTTGTCGACGTCACCGACCAAGTCCTCGTTTCCGCGGAGGATCGTTGGAGCACGTCCGCTCAGTTCGCCGATTTGAACGGCGACGGACTGTTGGATTTGTACGTGTGCAACTACCTGATGTATGACATGATCGCGGGCCCAATCTGCCGCGACACGAATGGGGAAGGTCGATTGTGTCGCCCGCAAGAATTCGCGTCTTGGGAAAACCAAGCGTTCATCAATCAAGGCGATGGGACCTACCTGGACGAGGCAAACTCGCTCGGATTGACCGCTGCCGATGGCAAGAGTTTGGGCGTCGCGATCGCCGACTTTGATCGCGACGATCGACTGGATGTCTACGTCGCCAACGACACGACGGCCAACTTCCTGTTCCGCGGCAATGAACAAGGCATGTTTTCAGAAGAGGCCGTGATTCGCGGTTGTGCGACCAATCAGCGAGGTGAGTTCGAGGCGGGAATGGGAGTGGCGGTTTCGGATGTGGATCGCGATGGATGGCTGGACATTTTTTGCACGAACTACTTCAACGAGTCCAACACGCTGTATCGCAACTTGGGGAAGTCTGGATTTCAGGATGCCACTTCGTCATTGGGGTTGGCGTTGCCGTCCCAGTCGGTGCTCGGGTTTGGAGCGACGTTCTGTGATTTCAACCACGATGGTCACGACGAGTTGTTCGTGACAAACGGTCACGTCGACAACCATCCAAAGAACAAACTGCAGAAGATGCCGCCCCAATTGTTTGCTCTTTCCGGTGAGCAGTTCGAGGACATCAGTCCGTCGCTTGGGCCGTTTTTCTCAGAGCCCAAGATTGGTCGCGGCGTCGCGAAAATCGATTTTGATACGGATGGCGATATCGACTTTGTCGTGGTGCATCAAAACGGACCGGCGGCGTTGTTGATGAATCAGCGGCAGCAAACCAAAAGCAATTGGTTGCAGGTCAAGTTCGTGGGGAGATCTTCACCGCGGCATGGACAAGGTGTGAAGGTGCAGGCCGTCCAAGATGGACGCCGTCAGTTTCAAGAGATCACCGGTGGCGGAACCTATCTTTCGACGGATCAGAAAATGGCTCATTTTGGCTTTGCGTCGGATGAAGTGATCTCGCTCGAAGTTCGCTGGCCGAGCGGGCGTGCTCAGCGTTTTGATGACGTTCGAGCGAATCAGGTTCTGGAGCTGATCGAATCCGATGACACCGGCTCATCGTCTCGAGCTATCGTTCGCTGA
- a CDS encoding tetratricopeptide repeat protein: MILCIALAVLVGRHFWQRSRVNEFRNAAQVATESQRWGHLASISKMWMEYRPGDPEARFAAGLAAYMRGDESTARDLLEPIEPELPMFAERCVLMAKMASDAEHLPAVPIEYLKQAIESNPSLTEHRRLLLRQYGLTFQQQAITPLVNDAVANEADTPAMYVYLLAGSIVTYSDGETFASQWAELADDPEPYLVMAYRHAAQAKRLNETGLDTTRKEFDEETVRLHQRLDDLSMRYPENTELILEQVEEASSEGDAEEMRRWLAKVRVSSAGDPRPWHWKGVMHVMRQEWEQAEAALRESIRRDPFDWIGCHQLGTVLAHQGDVDASKRYLELGALGNQIRREITDLKSIDQLTPSLLRQMHRFALSAEQPLIAERLETLVERATR; this comes from the coding sequence GGAGAGTCAACGTTGGGGGCACTTAGCGTCGATATCGAAGATGTGGATGGAGTACCGGCCTGGTGATCCCGAAGCACGTTTCGCAGCTGGATTGGCCGCGTACATGCGTGGTGATGAATCGACCGCTCGAGACTTGTTGGAGCCCATTGAGCCGGAGCTTCCGATGTTCGCCGAGCGTTGTGTTCTGATGGCGAAGATGGCGTCAGATGCCGAGCATCTGCCAGCCGTTCCGATCGAGTACTTGAAGCAAGCGATTGAGTCCAATCCAAGCTTGACTGAACACCGTCGTCTACTGCTTCGACAGTATGGTTTGACGTTTCAACAGCAAGCGATCACACCGCTCGTCAATGACGCGGTTGCGAACGAAGCGGATACACCAGCGATGTACGTCTACCTTTTGGCAGGTTCGATCGTGACGTATAGCGATGGAGAAACGTTCGCGAGCCAATGGGCAGAGCTGGCTGACGATCCCGAGCCCTACTTGGTGATGGCGTATCGTCATGCGGCACAGGCAAAACGATTGAACGAAACGGGATTGGATACGACGCGAAAAGAGTTCGACGAGGAAACAGTTCGCTTGCATCAGCGACTGGATGATCTGTCCATGCGATACCCAGAGAATACAGAACTGATTTTGGAACAGGTCGAGGAAGCGTCCAGCGAGGGCGATGCGGAAGAGATGCGACGATGGTTGGCAAAAGTACGGGTATCCAGCGCCGGCGATCCGAGGCCTTGGCATTGGAAAGGCGTGATGCATGTGATGAGGCAAGAATGGGAACAAGCCGAAGCGGCACTCCGCGAATCGATTCGGCGAGATCCATTCGATTGGATCGGTTGTCATCAACTCGGAACCGTGTTGGCTCACCAGGGCGACGTCGACGCGTCCAAGCGATACCTCGAACTTGGTGCGCTCGGCAACCAAATTCGTCGCGAAATCACCGATCTGAAATCGATCGATCAATTGACTCCATCACTTTTGCGTCAAATGCATCGCTTTGCACTCTCCGCTGAGCAACCACTCATCGCGGAACGCTTGGAGACGCTGGTCGAAAGGGCGACGCGATGA